Within Prochlorococcus marinus XMU1411, the genomic segment TACTTGATGATTTAGGTGTAATCTAACCGCTCTTGCTAGAGCTATTCTTTCAATATCTCTTCCTTTTCTAATCAAATCGTCAACTTCATCTCTATGACTTACATTAACTGTACATTGCTCTATTATCGGGCCTTCATCAAGATCTTCAGTAACATAATGAGCAGTAGCACCGATTAATTTAACACCTCTCTTCCAAGCTCGATGATATGGGTGGCCGCCCTTAAATGCGGGCAAGAAAGAATGATGAATATTTATTATTGAAGAAAACTTTTTTAAAAAAGAGTCACTCAAAATTTGCATATATTTGGCTAATACAACAAGATCAATTTCATATTCTTTTAGTAAATTTAAAAATTGATCTTCAACAATAGATTTATCAGTTTTAAAGGTATCAATATGAATAAATTTTGCATTAAAATCATTTGCAATATTTTTAAGATCAGAATGATTTGAAATTATTAACGGGACTTTCATTTTGAGTTCTCCATTTCTTACTCGCCAAAGTAAATCAATCAAACAATGATTTTGTTTACTCACGAAAATAGCAACATTTGGAATTTCATCAGAATAATTTACGTTAAATTTTCCATTTACTTCATCTGCAATTTTTTCAAATTCTTTATAAATTTCATCTCTATTAATAAATTCATTGTTACTATTCCATTCAATTCGACTAAGAAATAAACCCGCATCTTGATCTGTATGATGATCAGAATGTTTTATGTTGCCACCGTAATTTGAAATCCAACTTGTAAGTAAACTTACAAGGCCAGGACGATCAGGACAAACAATTTTGAATATAATTGAAGGATGTTCCAAAAAATCTTTAACTATTAAGTCAAATAAGCAAGTATATCTAATATATCAATGAAAAGCTTAAAAGAAAATTTTCAAAAAACAGACATAGTTATTATTGGATCAGGGATTATTGGAAAGTTTAACGCCTTAGAATTATCAGAATTAGGTTCCAAGGTAACGATAATAGATCCAGCTCAACACCAAAATAGTAGCAATGCAGCTTTAGGCTTACTAATGGGTAATATGTATCAAAAAAGAAGAGGTAGAAGCTGGGATCTCAGGAAACAAAGCATTGAATTATGGCCACAATGGATTACATTCCTACAAAAATTTAATTGTGAATTAAATATCGAAAAACCATTAATTCAACTAACTACTGATGAAGAAAAGTTTAAAAAATTAAAGAAATTTGTTTGTGAAAATAATGATCAAAACTTGCGAATTTTGGAAAGAGACTCAATATTTATTAAGAATATTAATAAAGCCTTCCAAACAAAAAATATAAAAGGAATGATCTCTTTCGAAGATGGAAGAATAAATCCTTTTTCTTTACTTCAAACATTAGATAAATATCTAAAACATAAAAAAGTAAATTATTTGCGAGAAGAAATAATAAAAATAAGAAGATCAAAAAATCAATGGATTTCTACAACAAAGAATAATGAAAACATCAAATCTGACTTGGTTATTTTGTGTAATTCACTAAAAGCGATTGATTTAATAGATAGCCTATCTCACAACATCAAATTAAAACCTGTTTTAGGTCAAGCTATGGAAATTGAGATAAATGATGCAGAAGTTGATTTATTATCGCTGCCGAAACAATTCAATATAAATGGTAAAAATATAATTCCAAAAT encodes:
- the purU gene encoding formyltetrahydrofolate deformylase → MEHPSIIFKIVCPDRPGLVSLLTSWISNYGGNIKHSDHHTDQDAGLFLSRIEWNSNNEFINRDEIYKEFEKIADEVNGKFNVNYSDEIPNVAIFVSKQNHCLIDLLWRVRNGELKMKVPLIISNHSDLKNIANDFNAKFIHIDTFKTDKSIVEDQFLNLLKEYEIDLVVLAKYMQILSDSFLKKFSSIINIHHSFLPAFKGGHPYHRAWKRGVKLIGATAHYVTEDLDEGPIIEQCTVNVSHRDEVDDLIRKGRDIERIALARAVRLHLNHQVFVYDSKTAVFD
- a CDS encoding FAD-dependent oxidoreductase translates to MKSLKENFQKTDIVIIGSGIIGKFNALELSELGSKVTIIDPAQHQNSSNAALGLLMGNMYQKRRGRSWDLRKQSIELWPQWITFLQKFNCELNIEKPLIQLTTDEEKFKKLKKFVCENNDQNLRILERDSIFIKNINKAFQTKNIKGMISFEDGRINPFSLLQTLDKYLKHKKVNYLREEIIKIRRSKNQWISTTKNNENIKSDLVILCNSLKAIDLIDSLSHNIKLKPVLGQAMEIEINDAEVDLLSLPKQFNINGKNIIPKSKNKLIIGSTDEYSTKPEESTFGKLTNFLDKRPNWLMKGKISKKWYGIRSRPDGEPSPIMKNLENGLIICTGFYKNGILLAPACSKWVANEIKNYLY